Proteins encoded in a region of the Raphanus sativus cultivar WK10039 chromosome 8, ASM80110v3, whole genome shotgun sequence genome:
- the LOC130498402 gene encoding probable E3 ubiquitin-protein ligase RHG1A — protein sequence MQGERASIGSLSETMNYEHGSTSSNPVVEQQIRWDSLHSLGDNDLHNYMSSSAAADANTSLSNSVYHEQRELQHRFTLGEASSSGPKNEAPSEQWMQMGRFEERRNDKIDLSPLLMQQPSSGNRVVRDVNLNAEYIERAEDMNPVTGHPGLSQVNENARAGCKRKAIDAGIGQSSSSTGAFHRGESSSSWVYNQNDLNISLNHPPRGLVSPSPPISSRSFSFGANPTAQQEGVFSAGSVIRQPVTPPSMNAPAYPPPVDHQYRHAFSNFTPLNPNASAVSMPPVSRNMTPPFQWSGNTAVAAGIGSSAPVDRNALRPGQSRLRSNMLANPLFVPAPPEPRNLHQGHGSGGAGHVSVQPSASTPTWTPYQNQSPVNQRRLSEHRRRSLISSLLTNQRAAAAAAARSMVPPPTPDQHVLQPGGDNNFQTHNQAYSRAVPRQGQTAVGVPHSLRSLVASTSRGRSRPSASEIRNVLDHMRRTGNLRVEDFMLLNQTMMLGAADVHDRYRDMRLDVDDMTYEELLSLEERIGDVCTGLNEETISNRLKQRKYNCGSKSTQEVEPCCVCQEEYKEGEEMGVLECGHDFHSQCIKEWLKRKNLCPICKTTGLNTAEKPSK from the exons ATGCAAGGAGAGAGGGCAAGTATCGGTTCTTTATCAGAGACCATGAACTATGAGCATGGTTCTACATCTAGCAACCCTGTGGTAGAACAGCAGATTCGTTGGGATAGTCTTCACAGTCTCGGTGATAATGATCTGCATAACTACATGAGTTCATCCGCAGCTGCTGATGCAAACACTAGTTTGTCAAACTCAGTGTATCATGAGCAACGTGAGTTACAACACAGGTTTACCCTTGGTGAAGCTAGCTCTAGTGGTCCAAAGAACGAAGCCCCTAGTGAGCAGTGGATGCAAATGGGACGCTTTGAGGAAAGAAGAAACGACAAGATAGACTTGAGCCCTTTGTTAATGCAACAACCGTCTAGTGGAAACCGAGTCGTGCGTGATGTCAATCTGAATGCAGAATATATCGAGCGTGCTGAGGACATGAATCCAGTCACAGGTCATCCTGGTCTTAGTCAGGTTAACGAAAATGCTAGAGCTGGTTGTAAAAGAAAAGCTATTGATGCTGGCATTGGCcagtcatcatcatcaacggGAGCTTTCCACCGTGGAGAGAGCAGTTCTTCTTGGGTTTATAACCAAAATGATTTGAACATATCTCTCAACCACCCTCCAAGAGGGTTGGTGTCTCCTTCTCCTCCCATCTCCAGCAGAAGCTTTTCTTTCGGTGCTAATCCCACAGCTCAGCAAGAGGGTGTTTTCTCTGCTGGAAGTGTTATCAGACAACCAGTTACTCCTCCATCCATGAATGCACCAGCTTATCCACCACCTGTAGATCATCAATATAGACATGCTTTTAGCAATTTCACTCCTCTAAACCCAAATGCTTCTGCTGTTAGTATGCCTCCTGTTTCAAGAAACATGACACCACCATTTCAATGGAGTGGGAACACTGCTGTAGCAGCAGGCATTGGATCATCTGCTCCCGTTGACCGAAACGCCCTTCGTCCAGGTCAATCAAGGCTGAGAAGCAACATGCTAGCGAATCCTTTGTTTGTTCCAGCTCCTCCTGAACCGAGGAACCTGCATCAGGGTCATGGAAGTGGAGGAGCTGGACATGTAAGTGTTCAGCCATCAGCGTCTACTCCAACATGGACTCCTTACCAGAACCAGTCGCCAGTTAATCAAAGAAGATTATCTGAACATCGTCGTAGGTCGTTGATTTCTTCCCTTCTTACAAACCAgagagctgctgctgctgctgctgctcgtTCCATGGTCCCTCCTCCCACTCCGGATCAGCATGTGCTTCAGCCTGGCGGTGATAACAACTTTCAGACACATAATCAGGCTTACTCTAGAGCAGTACCAAGACAAGGACAAACCGCTGTTGGCGTTCCTCATTCTTTGCGTAGCTTGGTGGCATCCACAAGCCGAGGAAGAAGCAGACCTTCTGCATCTGAG aTCCGCAATGTCTTGGATCATATGCGTAGGACAGGGAACTTGCGTGTGGAG gattTTATGCTTCTCAATCAGACGATGATGCTAGGTGCAGCTGATGTTCATGACCGGTATAGAGACATGCGTCTTGATGTGGACGACATGACATATGAG GAGTTGTTGTCTCTAGAAGAAAGGATTGGAGATGTTTGTACCGGTCTTAATGAAGAGACCATATCAAACCGATTGAAGCAAAGGAAATACAATTGTGGTAGCAAATCTACACAAGAAGTAGAGCCATGCTGTGTTTGTCAG GAGGAATACAAGGAAGGAGAAGAAATGGGGGTGCTTGAATGTGGGCATGACTTCCATAGCCAGTGCATCAAAGAATGGCTGAAGAGGAAGAATCTTTGTCCAATCTGCAAAACAACAGGGTTAAACACCGCAGAGAAGCCGAGCAAATAA